The Spiribacter vilamensis genome segment GCTCTTACTTGAGCTCGACAGCAGCACCGGCCTCTTCAAGCTGACCCTTCAGCTCGTCGGCCTCTTCCTTCGAAGCGGCTTCCTTGACCGGGGCGGGCACGCCCTCCACCAGCGTCTTGGCCTCTTTGAGACCCAGACCCGTGGCGGCACGGACGGCCTTGATCACGCCGACCTTGTTCTCGCCGAAGCTTGTCATGACGACATCGAACTCGGTCTGCTCTTCGGCGGCCTCGGCCTCGCCACCACCGGCGGCGGGTGCCGCGGCAACGGCGGCGGCGGCAGTCACGCCGAACTTCTCTTCCATTGCCTCGATGAGCTCGACGACCTCCATTACGGTCATGTTCGAGATGGTCTCGAGGATGTCTTCCTTGGAAACGGCCATTGTCTTTTTCTCCTGGCTGATTCGATTGATAAATGCGCTAGCGGCAGCGACAGGGAGCTGTCAGGCCTACTGTTTGGCGTCCTTGACGGCGGCGACGGTACGCACCAGCTTGCCGGGCACCTCGTTGAAGGTGGTGGCAAGTTTCTGTACCGGCGCCTGCATGGTCGCCATGAGACGACTGATCGCCTCGTCGTAGGTCGGTAGCGTGGCCAGCCGGTCGATTTCGGATCCGGGGTATTTCTCCCCG includes the following:
- the rplL gene encoding 50S ribosomal protein L7/L12, whose protein sequence is MAVSKEDILETISNMTVMEVVELIEAMEEKFGVTAAAAVAAAPAAGGGEAEAAEEQTEFDVVMTSFGENKVGVIKAVRAATGLGLKEAKTLVEGVPAPVKEAASKEEADELKGQLEEAGAAVELK